The proteins below come from a single Rosa rugosa chromosome 2, drRosRugo1.1, whole genome shotgun sequence genomic window:
- the LOC133731547 gene encoding PH, RCC1 and FYVE domains-containing protein 1, which translates to MSRTERMPSDLSRTTGPVERDIEQAITALKKGAYLLKYGRRGKPKFCPFRLSNDESILIWFSGKEEKQLKLSHVSRIISGQRTPIFQRYPRPEKEYQSFSLIYNDRSLDLICKDKDEAEVWFSGLKALISRSHHRKWRTESRSDGIPSEANSPRTYTRRSSPLNSPFGSNDSLQKDGADHLRLHSPFESPPKNGLDKALSDVILYAVPPKGFFPSDSASGSVHSVSSGGSESVHGQMKAMAMDAFRVSLSSAVSSSSQGSGHDDGDALGDVFIWGEGTGDGVVGGGSHRVGSSFAAKMDSLLPKPLESAVVLDVQNIACGGRHAALVTKQGEIFSWGEESGGRLGHGVDVDVLHPKLIDALSNVNIELVACGEYHTSAVTFSGDLYTWGDGTYNFGLLGHGNEVSHWVPKRVNGPLEGIHVSSISCGPWHTAVVTSAGQLFTFGDGTFGVLGHGDRKSVSIPREVESLKGLRTVQAACGVWHTAAVIEVMVGNSSSSNCSLGKLFTWGDGDKGRLGHGDKEAKLVPTCVAALVDPNFCQVACGHSMTVALTTSGHVYTMGSPVYGQLGNPQADGKLPSRVEGKLFKSFVEEISCGAYHVAVLTSRTEVYTWGKGANGRLGHGNIDDRNSPTLVEALKDKQVKSIACGANFTAAICLHKWVSGVDQSMCSGCRLPFNFKRKRHNCYNCGLVFCHSCSSKKSLKASMAPNPNKPYRVCDNCFSKLRKAIETDYSSQSSVSRRGSINQGSSDSIDKDDKLDSRSRVQLARFSSMESLKNVETRSSKKNKKLEFNSSRVSPVPNGGSQWGALNISKSFNPVFGSSKKFFSASVPGSRIVSRATSPISRRPSPPRSTTPTPTLGGLTSPKIAVDDSAKRTNESLSQEVIKLRAQVESLARKSQLQEVELERTTKQLKDAIAIADAEAAKCKAAKEVIQSLTAQLKDMAERLPVGAARNIKSLSLASLGSDPPNEVSGASIDQLNGQATCQGPDSNGSNSQLLSNGSSTTSNRSSGHNKQGNSDLATRNGNRTKESESCNETEWVEQDEPGVYITLTSLPGGVKDLKRVRFSRKRFSEKQAEQWWAENRARVYEQYNVRMVDKSSVGVGSVDLAH; encoded by the exons ATGTCGCGGACGGAGAGGATGCCTTCTGATCTTAGCAGGACCACCGGTCCGGTCGAAAGAGACATCGAGCAG GCCATTACTGCTTTAAAGAAAGGAGCATACTTGCTCAAGTACGGAAGAAGGGGAAAGCCCAAGTTCTGCCCCTTCCGCCTTTCTAAT GATGAGTCCATTCTAATATGGTTCTCAGGGAAGGAGGAAAAACAACTTAAACTAAGCCATGTTTCTAGAATTATATCCGGGCAACGCACT CCAATCTTTCAGAGGTATCCACGGCCTGAAAAGGAGTATCAGTCATTTTCTCTTATATATAATGATAGATCACTGGATTTG ATTTGCAAGGATAAAGATGAAGCTGAGGTATGGTTCAGTGGTTTAAAAGCATTAATATCACGCAGCCACCATCGAAAATGGAGAACAGAGTCAAGGAGCGATGGAATTCCATCTGAAGCAAATAGTCCGAGAACTTATACACGGAGAAGTTCTCCTCTGAATTCTCCATTTGGGAGTAATGATAGCTTACAGAAG GATGGTGCAGATCACCTTCGCCTTCATAGTCCATTTGAAAGTCCTCCTAAAAATGGTCTGGATAAGGCACTATCAGATGTGATACTATATGCTGTCCCTCCCAAGGGTTTTTTCCCTTCAGATTCAGCTAGTGGTTCAGTACATTCTGTGTCATCAGGAGGCTCGGAAAGTGTACACGGTCAGATGAAGGCAATGGCAATGGATGCATTTAGAGTTAGTCTATCCAGTGCTGTTAGCTCATCAAGCCAAGGTTCTGGTCATGATGATGGTGATGCCTTAGGAGATGTTTTCATTTGGGGGGAAGGCACAGGAGATGGTGTTGTTGGTGGTGGTTCTCATAGAGTTGGAAGTAGTTTTgctgccaaaatggattctttATTGCCTAAACCTTTAGAATCTGCAGTGGTACTCGACGTCCAAAACATTGCCTGTGGTGGACGACATGCAGCTCTAGTAACCAAGCAAGGAGAGATTTTTTCTTGGGGAGAGGAATCTGGGGGTAGGCTTGGGCATGGTGTAGATGTTGATGTTTTGCATCCAAAGCTTATTGATGCCCTCAGTAATGTGAACATTGAGCTTGTTGCTTGTGGTGAGTACCATACAAGTGCTGTTACCTTTTCCGGTGATCTGTACACATGGGGTGATGGCACTTACAATTTTGGTCTACTTGGGCATGGAAATGAAGTGAGTCACTGGGTTCCCAAAAGAGTAAATGGGCCCTTGGAGGGTATACATGTCTCATCTATATCTTGTGGACCCTGGCACACAGCTGTTGTAACCTCTGCCGGGCAATTGTTTACTTTTGGTGATGGCACATTTGGTGTTCTGGGACATGGAGATAGGAAAAGTGTTTCAATTCCCAGGGAAGTGGAATCCCTTAAGGGTCTTCGCACTGTGCAAGCAGCTTGTGGGGTGTGGCATACTGCTGCTGTTATAGAAGTCATGGTTGGCAATTCAAGTTCGAGCAACTGTTCTTTAGGAAAGTTGTTCACCTGGGGAGATGGCGATAAAGGTCGGCTTGGGCATGGTGACAAGGAAGCAAAACTTGTGCCTACCTGTGTTGCAGCTCTTGTCGATCCCAACTTTTGTCAAGTTGCTTGTGGACATAGTATGACAGTTGCTCTTACTACATCTGGCCATGTATACACAATGGGCAGTCCTGTTTATGGCCAGTTAGGAAACCCTCAAGCTGATGGAAAGCTCCCCAGTCGGGTCGAGGGAAAGCTCTTCAAGAGTTTTGTGGAAGAAATTTCTTGTGGTGCCTATCATGTTGCAGTTTTAACTTCAAGAACTGAGGTTTATACCTGGGGAAAAGGAGCAAATGGTCGTTTAGGTCATGGGAACATTGATGATCGTAATTCTCCCACATTAGTTGAAGCTCTGAAAGATAAGCAAGTCAAAAGTATTGCCTGTGGTGCTAATTTTACTGCAGCTATCTGCCTTCATAAATGGGTTTCTGGAGTTGATCAATCAATGTGTTCAGGCTGCCGCCTTCCGTTCAATTTTAAAAGAAAACGCCATAATTGTTATAATTGTGGTCTTGTTTTCTGTCATTCTTGCAGCAGTAAGAAGTCACTCAAGGCTTCTATGGCACCAAATCCCAACAAACCGTATCGTGTCTGTGACAATTGTTTTAGTAAACTGAGAAAAGCTATAGAAACTGATTATTCATCCCAGTCTTCTGTGAGCAGAAGAGGAAGTATCAATCAGGGCTCAAGTGACAGCATTGATAAAGACGATAAATTGGATTCCAGATCTCGTGTGCAACTTGCTAGATTTTCTTCTATGGAATCTCTGAAGAATGTGGAAACACGTTCttcaaagaaaaataagaaactaGAATTCAATAGTAGTCGAGTCTCGCCTGTTCCAAATGGAGGTTCGCAGTGGGGAGCTCTTAATATTTCTAAATCATTTAATCCAGTATTTGGGTCATCCAAGAAGTTCTTCTCTGCTTCTGTTCCTGGATCCAGAATTGTTTCTAGAGCAACATCCCCCATTTCTAGGCGCCCCAGCCCACCTCGTTCTACAACACCAACTCCAACTCTAGGAGGACTTACATCACCAAAGATTGCTGTAGATGATAGTGCTAAAAGGACCAATGAAAGCCTTAGCCAGGAGGTTATCAAGCTAAGAGCACAG GTTGAAAGTCTTGCTCGAAAATCCCAACTACAGGAAGTGGAGCTGGAAAGAACAACTAAACAGCTGAAAGATGCAATAGCAATTGCAGATGCAGAGGCTGCAAAATGCAAAGCCGCAAAGGAAGTAATCCAGTCACTGACTGCACAA TTGAAGGACATGGCTGAAAGACTGCCTGTTGGAGCAGCACGGAATATCAAATCACTCTCTCTTGCTTCTTTGGGTTCTGATCCTCCCAATGAAGTTTCTGGTGCTTCTATTGATCAATTGAATGGTCAAGCAACATGCCAAGGACCAGACTCCAATGGATCAAACAGCCAGTTGCTTTCTAATGGGTCCAGTACCACCAGTAACCGCAGTTCAGGTCACAACAAACAGGGGAATTCAGACTTGGCGACTAGAAATGGGAACAGAACCAAAGAAAGTGAATCTTGTAATGAGACTGAATGGGTTGAGCAAGACGAGCCTGGTGTATATATTACACTTACTTCCCTACCAGGAGGTGTCAAGGATCTCAAGAGAGTTCGCTTCAG TCGTAAGCGATTTAGTGAGAAACAAGCAGAACAGTGGTGGGCAGAGAACCGGGCAAGAGTATATGAACAATACAATGTGCGTATGGTAGACAAGTCTAGTGTAGGTGTTGGGAGTGTAGACTTGGCTCACTGA